Part of the Brassica oleracea var. oleracea cultivar TO1000 chromosome C8, BOL, whole genome shotgun sequence genome is shown below.
AAAGTTTTGAGCTTAGAATCTTTTCCCTTAGCCACATAGAAGTAAACCGGAGTTTGTTCCGACAAGCTCTTGTCGGCAAGAACCGAGAATCCGAACGGTCCTAAAGCACCACGGACACTGGCGCCTCCGCTCTTCTGGCAGCTAAACTCCTCAGCCTCAGCCAGCACCGAAGCATCTCCAAGGATTTTGTCAAGAGACTCTTTATTGATCTCGAACTCCGCTTCTATGTCTAGCTGAGCTGCGGAATCCACATCGACCGGTACCACTGAACCGGGACCGACTTCCATATCAAATTGCTTGCTGCTTAATCTAAGAGATTTTATTTCTTCAACTGGCCATTGGACCAGGTTCTTTCCTGTCTTTGTGTCGAGAACAACGGTTCTTGGAATACCCTAATCATAGTATAACCAAAAAAATTATCACTACCTTGGGTTACAAGCAACCATATCAAAACAACCTAACTTTCACGGCACGTTACGTCAAGGAAACAGAACATACCTGAAGAGAAGACCAGCCCTTTTGTACATCAGCAGCTTCACTATCAGATTCACCAATCCAACTCCACAAGATTCTCCGACCCTTGTTCTGGTCATAAAACGTCTTTGAAGCATAGAACTTTCCGTAATCATATCTCAAACTAGCACTCATCCCAACATCGATAGTAGGATCATCCGGGATCCATGTTCCGTTCGAATCAAAGTACGTCCCCACGGCATAATGATCAAACCTGGTGTCGTCCATGCTAGCCTTCACGATATGCTTCACATTTGGTCCGTTGACCGATGTGTCGAGCCCATTGACCGCGGTCTTAGACACTGGATAAAAGTCAACACACTCCCACATCCCGGTGTTTGGAACCTTGTGCAACAATGTGTCGTGTTTCTCGTAAGTCTTGAAGTCGATTGTGTCGTACACTAGTGAGATTCCGGTTTTGTTGATCTTGGAACCGATTGTGATCCGCCATTTTCCATCTGATGTCTTCCATGCAGTCGTTGGGTCACGGAAGTCCTTGGGGAGAATGCCAGGAGGAGGTACTAGAACCGGATTGCCTGAGTACTTGACCCATTTCAATAGGAGTGGGTCGTTGAGGTCCTCAGGGTATGCAAGATTTTGGACCTGAAACGTTATATAATTATTATCATTAATACAATCACTAAACCTAATTTACATGTTAGAAAACTAATTTACCAAAATCTGGTTGTATAATCGTTACCTCTACTATTTGCCTAACAGTTCATGACACAATCTAGACAACATGTTGGCGTCAAGTATTGTCCCATTTGTGATTTCAAAACATATTAAAATTATCACATGTTCACTACACTGTACACATAGTTTTATATAAATATCACTGGATTCACCCATTTTTCTTACGGTTGTTTCGTTAAAATAGAATATTACAAAAAAACTTGTTAAATTTTATTTTAATTACAGTTTCATGAGCTTTTATATTCTAGAGCAAATTAAGAAGTACTTTTCTAGATTTGATATATAATATATATAGTGCTATAGCTTAGCTATGGCTATACTGTTTTGAAACTGTTATTTTGATTTTGTTTCAACACTTTAAAATTGAATGTTACGCTAAAATCTTTCGAGTGTGCATACCTGAACGGATTTGTCGGTGGAACCAGTGTACAACATGACGAGAGAGCCATCATCGAGGAATGTGGCTGAGCCTGTCCAGACACCATTGGCATCATACCATTGGTCAGCTACCATGGCTATGGGCAAATGGACCCAATGGATTAGGTCCTTAGACACGGCATGACCCCAGACAATATCACCCCATACGGCTGCGTTTGGATTATACTGGTAGAAGAAATGGTACCATCCTTTGTAGAACAATGGACCTGGACAAAATGCAAAACATATGTTTTATTGGGTGGTCAAAATGAATAGAACTCCGAAATAGTGAGTGTTTTAAGTAGACGACAAAGTTCTAGGTATCAAATCGAAATAGCATAGTTTAGTATACCCCACTGGCTTTAATCAAATTGAGATAAGATCCAAACTTTGCATTCACAAGGATTTATCAAGCAAGATAACTTTTATGTGGCAACCAGTGATTTGTACAATCTCTTTAGCATGTGGATCTCATGTGAGATATGAAGTGGCAAAATCAATTTAAACTAGATAATAAATTTTTGCTATTGGTTGTGAGGTAACTCTGTTCTGATTTTGTCTGTGAGCCTTTTGGCTATAACGTGGATTGCGTGTGATGACGTTATGTGATCCACTACTTCTTGTCCCTCCAATTATTTCTTATAAATTTCAGATTTTGTATTGAAATAAACATAATTTACAGTAAGAGAAATTCACTTTTACAAAATAAAATAAACAAAAAAGAAAGGAAAGTGAAACTTACCATTAGGATCTGCAGGAAGAAAAGCCCAGATTTGCCATTGAGCAACATCATATTCGATAAACGGAGGAAGAAGAAAACAAAAGAACAAACAGAAATATTAGAACAAAATTAGAGACTAATTAGCATAATCATATGTACTTAGAATCATTACAAGATCATATGATGCAATGAAACTATATAATGTTCTTTGAATGAAATTTGATAGATTTGAATGAAATAATCACTGTTGAATAATTTGGAAATTTGAAGATTTTAATATTCTCTCCCAGATTGTGGAAAAGGAAATATATGTGGAAAAAAAGGAAGAATGAATATTCTTAGAATGTGTAGCAAAAAGAGGAAAGACTTTTTCAACCAAATCAACATATAATAAAAATCAACCAATTAGATTTTTTTCTTTCTTTTAACTAATTTTTCACATACCGTTCATCCAATTCTGTTCAGGCTGAAAATGAAAGGCCGTTCGTTGCCATGACAACACACTGTTGTTCCAAGCGAACGACACCGTATTTCGCTCACCGGAAAGCTTCCACAACTGACCATTGCTTTTCTCCGACACCCCGGCGAGACGTGCACGTGACGTTGTCGTCGCTGTTTCATCGCTTTCGATTTTAACGTCGTTGGATCTACTAGATCCGTCGTGTGTGGCGATGAGAACGACGTAAAAGGCGATAAACAAAAGCCCAAATGAGACGGCGAGGAGACCTTTAACGGGCCTTCTACGGCGATGGGTTTCCGCGTTAGGGTCGGATCTTGACCCGGCGGATAATAATGGGTCCTCTTCTCTGGCGGAGATTGGCAAGAGAGCATCGGAGCTCGCCATTGTTTTTTTTCGTTTTCGAGTTTTTTTTTGTTTGTGTTTGAGATTTCGATGCACGAAAAAGAGCAAATGGCTTATATATTTATAATCGGAAAATAATATTTAAAATTATAATTTAAGTGAAGATTTATGTCTTCCTGCTTCGCTGGAAGAAAGAGAATTGTGTACGAATGTCAAAGTAAAAGAGGTAGGTCTGTCTGTAATAATGCCGTGCCTAAATCATTATTGAAACAAATTTTATTTTTCTTGTTTTCTGTATTTCTATTAAAAGTATTTTTAACCATTATACAATGGATTGACTTACGAAAGTTAAAACTAAAAAAAAAATTAAAATCTATCTATACTATTATTTTCACAAAAAGAACTCTCTTATTAAAATTAGACCGATGATACTCGGAGAAAATTTGGAAGTCATTGATAGGTGGGATTATGAAGGGAGCTTTCTCTCTCGAATGGAGTGTGATTGTGGAATTGATTTCCCAATCAACTTCTAGTTTCACACCCTCTGAAGTATTCATTATCAGATATACTTTTCAAGCGTTGCTACATAGTATTTGGAGGGAACGCAATGTTCGTCGGCATGGAGAGCAACCAAGAGATGAATTGCTGCTGATTAAATGGGTTGATAAAGTGATAAGACTGAAGCTTCTTGCTGTGAAAGGGACGGGGCAAATATACCTTGAGAAAGGCTTGAGTGTGTTGTTTGGTTCAAGAATTACATGAGTTTTCTTTTTGACATACAGAAAAATAGAGTTTTAAGAGTCTATTGATATGTATATGGAGATCAAAACAGTAGCATTTGATGTAATTAAAGTTTTGATTGAATAAAATTTTACATTCATTCAAAAAAAAAAAAAATTAAAAAAAAAAAAAATATTTTTAATAAATAAAATATAGTTTGAAACTAAAATAAAATAAATTTCATACGGAAAACAATTTTATTCGTTCTTATCTGTTAATTATCCGTTTGGTTGAATGGTTTTACATTGAATTTGTCCACGTACTTCTATAGAAATTCAAAATGCAATGCGCGATGTGTACCTCTCGACCAAGGAATACATTTTCATTAGGGAATAAATTATTTTTTTTAATTACTAAATCCATTACATTTTCTGAAATTGGAGATTTTAGTTTCGACAGTTATGTGTTGGCAAGGTTGACATACATTGTAACATATACAAATACAGCATGTATGTTCAGTTCTTTCACAATATAACTGTAATTCCTATTTCCTTTTTCGAAGATTTTTTACTTCAGTGTAATATTAACATTATAAACTTATATTTTCTTTGGTCGGCATTGATATTATATTACTAAAGGCAGTAGTTAATATCGAATTCAGGATAATTTATAGAGAGACACGAGAAACACGTAAACATGACCGGCCAACTACTAATTTAACTGCTAAACAAAAACTCTTTTTCTTCTAAAGACAACAAATAATCTCTAAACATTATTAACTCGATTCAACATAAAACAAAAGTTTAGTGGCCAGTAAGAACAGCTAATTAGTTTTGAACCATTGATTTGGTGGAAATATGGGGAAATATAGTTTTAGTTCCATTTGGATAGTTAAGCAATTAAAATATACATTTAACACCACTTGTTAGGTTGGTCAAGCACATGAAATAGTGTATAATACATTGTCGCATCGCAAAAGTGGGCAGTAGGAACCCATGTCCAATAATTGATAAGAAATGAACCAACACCGATTATAAGACGACTAAACAATTATTATAACACGTGAAACCTCTTCAAGCCACATATCAATTGCATGTGGGATTTAAGATTGAAAGCTAACTTATTCCAATATCAATTACAAACTAGTAAGATCTGAAATTTAATTATTTTGTCTCTGTTAACTCTTGCTCCAATCACGTTCTCATTTTCTTCATTTTTACTTTGTAAATAAAATTTTCGTTCTCACTTCTCAAACTATTTTTGTTGAAGTGAACTGAGCAAACAATAAGAAAATCCTAATTTTCCGGTCCGGCCGTCCGGGCAATAAACTTGAAGCTAACCTTAGTCGACAATTCTGTCAAAGGTATAAAATGCAAACACATCTCAAAGGATTTTAACACTCTTTTACGTTACAACACAAAGTTGGAGAAGACAAGATATTGCATGATAACCGGGCCTCGTAGTCTGGTGGTAAAGGAACCTCGGCTGAGGTGCCCGCCACCCGAGTTCGAGCCCCGGCCACGAGGGGTATTTACATGGGCTGCCTCTCGCCCTCCAGACCACTTCGCGTAACCAGGGGCCCTTAAGTGGACGATTAAAAATCCTGTAATGGCTTGGGCTTAGGCCCGGTGGGCTAGTCGATCACGCAAAGTGGTCGGATAAAAAAAAAAAAAAAAAAAAAAAAAAAAAAAAGATATTGCATGATTGTTGCAATGTGGGAAAACTAGATCCACATGTAAAAGACCGATAGGTTCTGGCAGATATAACGTGCCATGTCTCCATCTTTGATTTGTTTCTAAACAATAATTCTAGAAAACATATGAAAAACATAGTCCAAGAAAATTTTGAGAACCTTCAAAATTTCCTTCATATTTTTTTTCAAAAGAGTACTAATAATTATCCTTCAATAATTTAGAAGGATATGCAATCAGTCAATCACTCCATTTCACTGAAATTATTCGACTTTGAATGAATCGCATTGAAGACGAGCTATTATTCCATTGTTTTTATTCATAATGATACGAACCCACAACAATTTACAATCACACACGTGGTCGAAAGAGAAGCACAATCATATTATACTACATAATGAAATTTACGTTTGTGGTTATGTGTAAATTACTAAACTTTAGAATTTGAAAATTAAAGAGGTGACTAGAGATCAGATAATGTATATGACTATATGACTGACACGGACAAGTTTATGTTCATCCTCTTCTTTGGGGCTGTTTGTTTAACCATTTATCATTTCCGTCTAGATGATTCATTTGTATAATTTATTAAGATGATCCATTCAGATTTTTCTGACTGTTTGTTTGTTCATCTAAATAGCTCATCTAGATGAATCACCTAAATGAATATTATGTTTGTTTCTTTATTTTCATTTCTATCTAAATGAGTTTAGTAAACAAATTACCAAAATACCCTTGTATTGATTCAATCATATATTTGATATTAATTTTAACTATATTATATTTAATTATTTAATCTAATATATTTACATTAGAATTATTTCAAAATTAACGATTTTTTTTTTGCGGTTTTGGGGGAAAACAAGATTTTTTGGTTTTAGCGGAAAAACGCACTTTTCGATTTTGGCCAAAAAATGAAATTTTACGATTGAGGCGGGAAAAAAACGTTTTTGCGGTTATGGCGGAAAAACGAGATTTTTGGTTTTGGCGGGAAAACAGTTTTTTCGATTTTGGCCGAAAAACAAGATTTTGCGATTTTGGCGGTAAAACGTGTTTTTGCGGTTTTGGCGGGAAAACGAGATTTTCGGTTTTGGCGGGAAAACGAGTTTTTCGATTTTGGCCGGAAAACAAGATTTTGCGATTTTTGCGGGAAAGCACGTTTTTGCGGTTTTGGCGGAAAAACACATTTTTGCAGTTTTGGCGGGAAAACGAGATTTTCGGTTTTGGCGGGAAAACATGTTTTTTCGATTGTGGCCGGAAAACAAGATTTTGCGATTTTGGCGGTAAAACGCTTTNNNNNNNNNNNNNNNNNNNNNNNNNNNNNNAAACGATATTTTGCGATTTTGACGGAAAAATGCGTTTTTGCAGTTTTGGCGGGAAAACAAATTTTTTTCGATTTTGGCCGGAAAATGAGATTTTACGATTTTGTTGGAAAAACACATTTTGCAGTTTTTGCGGGAAAATGAGATTTTCGGTTTTGGTGGGAAAACACGTTTTTTTTGTTTTGGCAGGTAAACCAAAAATTTCGGTTTTGGCGTGAAAAGAAGATTTTTCATTTTGACGGAAAAACGATATTTTGCAATTTTGACGGGAAAACGCGTTTTGCGATTTTTGCGGGACAACACGTTTTTGGGGTTTTGGCGTGAAAACGCGTTTTTGCAATTTTTGCGGAAAAACACGTTATGGCGGGAAAACAGGTTATGGCGGGAAAACACGTTTTTGCGATTTTGGTGGGAAAACGTGTTTGTGTTTTAGCGGAAAATGCGTTTTGGGGTTTTGGCGTGAAAACATGTTTTTGTGATTTTCGCATGAAAACACGTTTTTGCAAATTTGGAATAAAAACGCGTTTTCCAATTTTGGCGGAAAAATGTGTTTTGGGGTTTTGACATGAAAAATTAGTTTTTAGGTTTTCGCGGAAAAACGCGTTTTTGTGGTTTTGTCAGTTTTCGTGTGTGACAAAATGATATTATGTTTAGGTTTGTAATTTGTGAATTACATTATGGGCATAATAGACATTATACCATTTTGAATGAATCATCTTCATTCAAATGATCCAAATTGGTTCAGCTGGATAAAAACGCGTTTTCCAATTTTGGCGGAAAAATGTGTTTTGGGGTTTTGACATGAAAAATTAGTTTTTAGGTTTTCGCGGAAAAACGCGTTTTTGTGGTTTTGTCAGTTTTCGTGTGTGACAAAATGATATTATGTTTAGGTTTGTAATTTGTGAATTACATTATGGGCATAATAGACATTATACCATTTTGAATGAATCATCTTCATTCAAATGATCCAAATTGGTTCAGCTGGATTGACTTTAAAATCAAGCCTAAATTTCTGAAAGTCATTCGGATGATCCATCTGGATGAGTTGCATTTTTAGTGCATAAACAAACAAAACTCTCATCTTCATCCAGATGGCTCATTTAGATAGATAAACAAACAGGCCCTTTGTCTTCATTCAACTTATTATTTGGTTCACACATAAGTTTATGGATGTAGGTGTCTAATCCACAAGTTTCAGACCAAAGAACACGACGACGATTAATCTAGTTCAGCTAACTTGTAGCCTAAGTCTCACACAAGGAACCGTATTGAGCAAGACACAAGGAAACAAAAAAAAAGATAAGGAAACTAAAGAGGTTCATTAACATGGAGTTTAGTTCTCTTATTGATTTAACATCCTTAGTAACGAAGATAAAAACTTCGTTTTAGACATTCGGATGTGACCAAATCTTCCCAAAGAGCTCTGCAACACGTTTCGCATAACCTTCCACACCAGCTGACAAAAAATATTAGATAGCGGTTGAGCTAACCAGAAGTGCTCGTTAGGTTTAGTGATCAGAACTAACCTATTTGTTGGTGAAGTTGTAGTGTGCTGCAGTATCAGGAGAAAGTTTCCAAACGGAGTCTTTTTAATCATCTTGAATGGAAGGTGAGTCTTTGAGAGATTGAAGTACCTTTAATGGAGCAATGACATAATCAACCCCGAGACTGAGGATAACACTGAGAGTTAGAATGGAATCAGAATCTTGATGGTCAAAGCAGGGGACAACAGCAGACATAAGCTTGGACTTGTAACCATACTTGTGAATGTAGTTATATGATCTTCTGACCAAGGCCAAACCGGGATCTTCACATTTACACACATACATCAAAGACAGTTTGGTACTTAAACTTCACATTTAACAATTTGGTATGAACCATAACTCATACACTGTTCAGTTAAGAACTAAAGCAAGCACAGCCATTGTATCATCAGTTTTCAGACCAAAATAGGATTCAATACCAGCTCCAAGATCGTTAGCATTAATTTATCCCAAATATTTCAGTTTAAGGTCGGCACGGCCATTTTTATTTATCCCAAATATTTCAGAAAATAAGATCGTTTAGCTATTAATTTATTATGGTTAGGACTTTCACACACCATCTTATGGATAACGAGACATTTCATTTGCGTCCCACTTGAAGTATCATACATTACAATGAACACTCACACTCACACTCACATTCACACTCACAACGTTTGCAGAAAAAAAAGAATTAGGAAGTTTGATACAAATCAACCAGAGAGGAAGCAAAAATAAAAGTAGAGTAACATGTCTGACACACGTACGTATGTGTTGGTCTGATGGTTTTCAACAGTACGATATTGAGACAGAGATTCGGTTTGATGGTTCATCGGAAACCAACATGCCTCCCTGGGTTGTCTTCCTATAAACCAACCAAAGAAAAGGTTTCAGTTTTGGAAACAATATTTGGAAATGAGATAGTAAAAACGGAGAGAGGATAGAAGAGATATACAATTCTGCGTGATGGCAGGAAACGGAGTCTCGTGGCTTCGTCCTCCCATTCAACCCTTCCTATCCAATTTTCCGGTGCATATTGTATGACAAACCTTTCAACTTCAGCTACGCTTCTGGAATTGAGCGGAAGCTTTCTTAGTTTCGGACATTGTTCTATGTGCATTTCCCTCAGACATGGAAATGGCAGGGGAGTCCAGTAGGTGCTCTTCACCTCAGGCAATTCAAGCATCACTAGAGTTTCTAGTTTTCCAAAAGGAATAATACCTTGTACCTGCATCCTTTTAGCTTTCTCTATGTTCGCTACTTCTTCTAGTTTCTCTAAACCCACCAGGTGTAGTTGTATAAGGTTTGGAGCGCACAACAACAACGTCAAATCCTTTAAACCACCACAGTTTTTTACAGTCACATAGGAGAGACTTAGGAAGCAAGGACCTTTGAGGCTACGGAGAACAGTCGGAAAGTAAAAAATGTCTCTGATAACAACCTTTTGAACACATTTCCTCCCGATTTGTGAGAAAAACAGCTTCTCCAAATCCATATTTGACCCGATCTCAATGGTTAGAACTTCTAAATGTTTCAAGAGAAGCAACTCCTCCGAGCTTTTGTCAAATTGGACTCGATGGGAACCTAGTAATTTTAATCTTCTTAAACTCGACAACATAGATATTCCATCGATACTCTCAAGATTCCTCATGCGCTCTAGATACAAATGTATTAGCCTTTTCAACTTCCAGAGACCAGCAGGTAGCTCCCAGATATCTGTTCTTGACAAATCAAGATATTTTAAGGAGACTAACTCTGATATTTCCTTCGGCAATTCAGAAAGACTATCGTTCTGAGATAGATCCAAAACAACTAGTTTTGGCATATGCTTAAAGAAGCCACTTGAGATATACGCGCTGTTTTCTTGGAGAAATAGAGTCGTTAGTTCGGGACACTCGGGACTACCAGATATCCCTTCAATCTTATTCCACAGCACTCCACTTCTCGACTTTGGGTACCTTACTTAACCCAACTCCGGCTCGCACGATACACTTTTCTCTTTTTTTTCCAAAATCAGATGATATCCCTAGAGCCATCTCACGAACCACATCATGCATTTTCACCTTTGATATACTGCTTCCTTCCTCCAGCAGCAAACATGAACTGACAAGGGAAGCAATTATACCATAACCTTGGTTTACTGTTCTTTCTCTGTCTTCGTTTTCTCCTATGAATCTCTCACATATCCAGTAGTCTATCAACTTCTCTTTTTCTATCAAATAATCTTCAGGAAAAAGAGAGCAATATTGGAAGCATGACTTGATCTGCTCACCCTTCAAGTTATCATAGCTATACTTTAGAATAGGAAGGATTTGGTCATCCATGCCAGCAAAAGCCTCAACCGCAAGATCCCATTCTTTTATAGTTCTCTTGCATGACATGGTCTCGCCAATGACGCTGAGAGCTAACGGTAGGCCACCGCATTTTTCAGAAACTTTCCTTGCTTGTTCTAGAATGCGTGGGTGGCTTTTTAACGTGAGTGGTCCGACTTTTTTCTTGAACAGATCCCACGCAGCACTGTCTGTTAGACACTGGACTTCCATTGGATCATCGACCCCCATGTAGCCACATACTTCCCTGGAACGAGTGGTGAATACTACTTTGCATCCGTTTTCCCTTGTCGGAAATGGAACTCCGATGTCTTCTAAATCCACTTTTCTCCAGATGTTATCCAATAATAAGACAAATTTCTTATTCTTCATACGAGCTTGTATATCATAGGCCTTATGTCTTTTATCTTTCCAGTCCCACTCCTCTCCATGAAGGCCTAACTTCTCAGCGATATCATCTTGAATCTTCTCAACCCGTAGATCACTGGACACCACAACCCAAATGACAATCTGGACACCATCAACTCCGTCACACAACTTATTGTTGATCTGTGTGAGAAGAGTTGTTTTTCCTACTCCACCGATTCCATAGAGGCCCACAGTTTGAGTCTCCTCATCCATGAGGCGATTCCACGCCTTCTCTAGCATCGTTTCTCGACCAAAAATTACCGGTTGTAAAGGCCTTTCCTCAACTACGCATCTCATAGCTGGCGGTTCAGCCGCAACAACATCAAAAACTCCGTTAGATATGAGACTCTCAACCTCTTTCAACATGAGAGAAACCCTTCTCCCGTAATGGAAGCTAGACTTTACGTTCTTCGAACAAACACCAAGAAGACACAACCTTTGTAGTTCCCTGGTTCTGGTAATATTTAGATCGTCAAAGTGATTTTCGATGGTCTGAACACTTGTAACCCATACCTGGACTTCGTTTAGCCTTTGTTGACCCTTGCCTTCTTCCTCTTGCACCCTTCTTAACACATCATATCGCCTTGACTTGAGTACTCTTATGGTTTCCTCCAGAGCCACCAAATTCTTCTCCAGATTACGAATATGGTCCGAATCGCCTGATATTTGGATAGAGATGCAACCACCCATCCTGCACTTGACTTACACACAAAGAGAGATCAAATATGCGACTAAGGAACAATTTGCCAATAAAGAACTATGCTGTAGAACTGGAATATTATTTGTCCTTCTTCTGTATTCAGAAAAAAGTCAAGTCATCGGAATTAAAAAAAATAGAGGTGACTTTTTTCAAGCAATTACGCAAGTCGTCTATATCACGTTTGGTACGAACACGGAGGCAATTTTTTAAGGCTACTTAATCAATACAAAACTTAGTAGTGTCGAACAAGGGGGGCGATTTTTATTCACCACCCCGGCTCATGAAGAGAAAAGACAGATATATGCACTCGAAACACGAAAGCTTAATGCCTAATTCGAATGAAAATTAAGACAGAAACTAAGACAGACGTCACAGACCGATATAGGCAGAGATCAATTTTTTCAATCATAAGTTAACTCCAAGAAACCAAAAGAGCATTATAATCTGCTTTTTAAATAAACCTAGTATGCATTATACGTCTGATAACAGGTGTCTGAGTGATGAGTGCGCAATCATGCAATTTCGAACTATTTTTTTCCCTTTTTATAGAAAAGTTTTACAAATGATCCCCATATTACTACACATTCTCGAAATCACTCCACATACTATTATTTTTACAAGTAGCCCCATATATGCATTCTTATACGGATACATTATTTATTAGCTTATTGCTCTACATTTTCACATTCTAGAAACACAACAACCACAAAACACAAACTTACAAAAACATACCCACACACCGTCTTCAAATAACAAAGAATAACAACCCACTGTAACAATATAAAGTTATAGCAGTTCAAAAAAAAAAATACAAAGTTATAGAATGTTATATATTGTTTTAATAGAATCATTTGAAGAGAAATTCTTGTTTGACGATTATTGTGAAAGAAAAAACTGCAACAAAAGAAACGGGAGAAGAAATATAAAGTAAAGTATAGGGCAATTCTCATAAATAGACTATTTTCAAGTTTTAGTCACAAAAATAGACCACAAGAAGGAAAATGACCACAATGTTTTATTTAATAGGTAAAAGGACACTAATATCCTAGATATATAAAAAAATAAAAAAAATATTTTTTTATAGTTTTAGATTATATGTTTTCAAATTCGAACTTTTTATAATTTTTTTTTGAATTTTTTTTTTCGAAGTTTTTTAAAAATTTTTTTTTTTGAAATTCGGAACTAATTTTTGAAACTATTTTTAAATTTTTAATATTTATTTTTTATTTTATAAAATTTTAAATCTCAAATCCAAATCTCCACCTCCTAACTGTAAACCTTAAGGTTTGAATTAGTTAACCCTATAGCTATAAATGTATACTTACCTCTTTAATGAAACATTTTGGTTATTTTGATTTTTAAAGTCTATATTTGTGGTATAAACTTTTTGTAAAGTATAATCCAATGTAAATTTATTTATTTGTGTTTGTAAAAATAGAGAGACTAGGAGAAAGGATGCATCAG
Proteins encoded:
- the LOC106312056 gene encoding acid beta-fructofuranosidase 4, vacuolar, whose product is MASSDALLPISAREEDPLLSAGSRSDPNAETHRRRRPVKGLLAVSFGLLFIAFYVVLIATHDGSSRSNDVKIESDETATTTSRARLAGVSEKSNGQLWKLSGERNTVSFAWNNSVLSWQRTAFHFQPEQNWMNDPNGPLFYKGWYHFFYQYNPNAAVWGDIVWGHAVSKDLIHWVHLPIAMVADQWYDANGVWTGSATFLDDGSLVMLYTGSTDKSVQVQNLAYPEDLNDPLLLKWVKYSGNPVLVPPPGILPKDFRDPTTAWKTSDGKWRITIGSKINKTGISLVYDTIDFKTYEKHDTLLHKVPNTGMWECVDFYPVSKTAVNGLDTSVNGPNVKHIVKASMDDTRFDHYAVGTYFDSNGTWIPDDPTIDVGMSASLRYDYGKFYASKTFYDQNKGRRILWSWIGESDSEAADVQKGWSSLQGIPRTVVLDTKTGKNLVQWPVEEIKSLRLSSKQFDMEVGPGSVVPVDVDSAAQLDIEAEFEINKESLDKILGDASVLAEAEEFSCQKSGGASVRGALGPFGFSVLADKSLSEQTPVYFYVAKGKDSKLKTFFCTDTSRSTFANDVVKPIYGSSVPVLKGEKLTMRILVDHSIVEGFAQAGRTCISSRVYPTKAIYGAAKLFVFNNAIDATITASFKVWQMNSAFIHPYSEEAVRALSST